GCACACCCCGATGAAGCGCTTCGGCGAGGCCCGTGAACTGGTCGGCGCGACGCTCCTGCTCGCCAGCGACGCCGGGAGCTTTATTACCGGCGCGGAGATCCTCGTCGATGGCGGTTATGCCGCCATGACCATTTAGTTTTTAAAAGGTCACGAAGGGCACGAAGGAGACACGAAGACCACGAAGTTGGTCACTTTATTTTTACCCACAAATCAAACACGTGTAAGTTCTTCATGTATTTAAAGATCGATACATATGCTTTGTGATCTTCGTGTCTCCTTCGTGCCCTTCGTGTCCCATTTTTATTTCATCCATCACCTAACCCGCCCACGCCCATGAAGCCCTTCATCCACGACGATTTCCTGCTGCAAACCGAGGCCGCCCGCCGCCTGTACCACGAGTACGCCAAGGACGAGCCTATCTTCGACTACCATTGCCACCTGCCTCCGCAGGACGTGGCGGCGGACCGGCGCTTTGCCAACTTGTTTGAAATCTGGCTGGAGGGCGACCACTACAAGTGGCGGGCCATGCGTGCCAACGGCGTGGATGAGTCGCTGTGCACCGGCGCGGCGGACCCGTATGAAAAATTCCTGGCCTGGTGCAAGACCGTACCCAACACTCTGCGCAACCCCCTTTACCACTGGAGTCACCTGGAACTGGTGCGCTATTTCGGAATCACGGAGACGATCAACGAGAAGACCGCTCCGGCCATTTGGGAAGCTGCCAATGCGCGCCTGAAAGAGCCGGACATGAGCGCGAAGGGCATTCTGGACAAGTTCAAGGTGGCCGTGGTCTGCACGACCGACGACCCGATTGACACGCTCGATCATCACAAGGCAATCGCCGCCTCCGGCATTGCGACGCGGATCTATCCGACTTTCCGCCCGGACAAGGCCATGCAGCTTGGAGATCTCGACGCCTACGGCGTGTGGTGCGATCGTCTGGCCGAAGTCTCCAGCATCGACACGGGTGATTACGCCGGGCTGCTCGCGGCCCTGAAGCAACGGCACGACTTCTTCCACAGCATGGGGGGCCGACTGTCCGACCACGGGCTGACCGCGCTGCCGTCGGCTTTCTGTTCCGAGGCGGAGGCTGCCGCCATCTTTGCCAAGGCCCGCGCCAAACAGGCTGTGACTCCGGAAGAGGAGCAACGGCTGGCCACCGCGTTGATGTTTTACTTCGGCCACCTCGACGCCGAAAAAGGCTGGACGAAACAGCTCCACCTCGGAGCCATGCGCAACAATAACGGCTCCGCCGTGCGCCGTCTCGGGCCGGATACGGGCTTCGACTCTATCGGGGACTATCCGCAGGGCGTGGCGCTCTCGCGCTACCTGGATCGCCTGGCCGCGGACGGCTCCCTGCCCAAGGTCGTGCTCTATAACCTCAACCCGGCCGACAATTACCTCTTCGCCACCATGATCGGAAATTTCCAGGACGGCACCGTGCCGGGCAAGATCCAGTTCGGCAGCGGCTGGTGGTTCCTCGACCAGAAGGAGGCGATGGAGATGCAGATGAACGCGCTGGGCAACCTCGGGCTGTTCTCGCGCTTTGTGGGTATGCTGACGGATTCCCGCAGCTTCCTGAGCTATCCGCGTCATGAGTACTTCCGCCGCGTGATGTGCAACCTCGTCGGCGGCGAAATGGAGCGCGGCGAACTGCCCGACGACCTCGACCTGGTCGGCGGGATGATCAAGCGCATCTGCTTCTCCAATGCCCGGGAGTATTTTGGGCTGGAACTTGGGATCGGCTGAGGCTACGAATAACGGCGTCATGCGCCGTCTTATTTATTTTCTCCTGCTGTCACTGGCAGCGTTCCCTGCTCACGCTCGCACCTGGACTGATAGTCAGGGGCGCACGATGGAGGCCGAGGCCGTCTCGGTCGGTGAGGACACGGTGACCTTCCGCAAGGCGGATGGGGGTACGTACTCCTTTCCGATGGCTTCACTGAGCGAGGCTGACCAGGCCTATCTCAAGGAGCAGCTCGCGGCGGGTGAACTGTCGGTCGAGCCACTCAAGCCAACCACCTACACCTCCTGGCTGGAGGCGAACCTCGTCAGCCTTCAGGGAGGCAAGCTGAAGCGTGAGCGCACCTCCGATATCCCGCAGGCCCGGTACATCGCCCTGTACTACTCGGCCCACTGGTGCCCGCCGTGCCGTGCCTTTACCCCGAAACTGGTGTCGTTTTATAACGAGCAGAAGGCGAAGCACCCTGACTTTGAAATCATCTTCATCAGCTCCGACAAGGACGAGGAAGCGATGGCGGAATACATGCGTGTGATGGACATGCCCTGGCCGGGGCTGGACTACGACAAGCGCAAAAGCAGCGACGCCCGAAAGAAAACCGGCAACGGCATTCCCTGCCTGACGATTGTTGACCGCGAGGGAAACCTGCTCATGGACAGCTATCAGGACGGCAAATACATCGGCCCGACTCGCGTGATGAACCAGCTCGCCGAATGGCTGTCGGAGTGAGTCAACTGCGTCCGGGTTCGGGTGAGGGGATGGTCGTTACTGCCCGACTGTGAGCGGAATTTCTCCGGCTTTGATTTCCTTGAGCCAGAGGCTTTCCTGTTCAGTGAAGGCGCTGTGTGGGTCAAGGTCCGTCGCCTGGTGTCCGGAAGAAGGCATGGTGACGATCTCGACCGGCCCCTCGATCTGGTTGGCCGCGATGAAAATCCCAGCCGGGGGGCAGGTGACGTCGGCCAGACCCATGCCGATGAGGGTGGGGCAGCGGATGTCCGGGGCGAAGTTGACCACGTCAAAATACTGCGCGGTCTGGCGGACTTTTTCGGGGTCCTTGCCGCCGGTGGCGTAGTAAGAGCGGGGCCAGCCGGGGGCGTTGCGGTTGACCGGGCCGTTCAGGTCGCAGCCAGCGGGGACTTTCGCGCAGGCTGCGGTGACGAGGTCATTGCACAGGGCGGCGGTGACGAGCGTTTGCATACCGCCCTGGCTGGTGCCACGAACGACGAGCGTCTTACCGTCCCAGTCCGGACGGTCCTTGAGGTATCGGACAGCCTGGGTGCAGCTCAGGTACATGCGCAGAAAGTAGCTGGTCTCCCGGTCGTCGTTGCCGATCTTGGGGTAGTCTTTGAGCGCGCCTTCCTTGAGTTCATCATAGAACGACTGAGGCTCGTAGATGGGCAGGCACTGTCATATCCGGTGCCCACGGCGCGAAAACGTCGAAGGGCTGACCATCTTTTCCGTTTACCTGACAGTCCCTAAAAGGTGTTCAGCTTTATATTTGTAGCCGCGATCTGAAATTGTATATTTTATGCCTTATGCGGCCGAATATTTTATTTGTTTTCTCGGATCAACATCGCTGGTCGGATCTGGGGTGCTACGGTAACAAGGAAGTACAGTCACCTTATCTTGATGAGTTTGCGCGGAGCGGAACAACGGTGGAAGCTTGTCTATCGAACTGCCCGCTATGTGTGCCCGCTCGTGGCTCTCTGTTGACCGGCCTCTACCCAATGAAGCACAGGGCTGTTTCGAACGACCTGCCGATTGATCCTTCGGCCAACAGTGTTGCTCATGCTCTCAACGGGAAGGGATATCATACTGGCTACATGGGGAAATGGCACTTGGGCGGTATTCCCCGGGACCAGGCGATTGAGCAGGAACGGCGTCTTGGATTTACGGAGTGGAAGGTGTGCAACTGTAGTCACGACTATCTGAACTCCTACTACTACGATGAGAAAAACCGACGGCATGAGATCAATGGTTACGACGCCGAAACCTACACCACGCTGGCGGTTGACTTTATCAGGCGAAACAAGGACGAAGACCAGCCCTGGGCTCTCTGGCTTTCCTGGGGGCCGCCGCACGACCCGTACTTTGCCGTCCCGGAAAAGTACCTGGCCCGCTACGACGAGCAAACGCTCAGCCTGCGTCCAAATGTTCCTGATACGATTGTCCACAGTCTCGGACATCGATGGACGAGGGAGGAGGCTCGTCGCAATTTGAAGGGATATTATGCGCACATTACCGCGCTGGATGAACAGTTCGGGCGTCTGGTCAAAACCTTGGAGGAGAGTGGCCAGCTTGAGAACACAATCGTTGTCTATACGAGTGACCACGGTGATCAACTCGGCAGTAACGGCTATACCAACAAGCAACTACCCTATGAGGAGTCTGTGCGCGTGCCGCTGATCGTTCGCGGTCCGGGGATTCAACCCGGCGCCCGCACTTCGGCCATGATTGGAACCACGGACCTTCCCGTTACAGTACTGTCTCTGGCCGGTGTCGAGCTTGATGGGGCTGATGGCCGGGATCTTTCGAGCATTTTTTCCGATAACTCAGCTACGGGGCTGGATGAGTGTTACCTCTTTGATCTGGTGCCGTGCCATCAGTCGGCCAGGCGTGGTACGGGTGCCTGGCGAGCCGTGCGTACTCGGCGTTACACTTACGCGTGTAGTGATAATGGCGAGCCAGCACTGTTTTTCGATAACTTGGCCGACCCTGCCCAGCGCAACAATCTCGTCGCGGATCGTGCATACGCGGATATTTTGAGTGCTCTGCAAGCCCGAGTCAAAGCCTTCGCTGACGAGTATGATGCCCTGATCCCTTGGCCTAACCTACTCAAGGAAAATGGCCTGCTTGACGAATGGAACAAGAGCCAGCGGTATTTTGGTGAACCTGAGACGATACCCGCCATTACGTAAACTCTTATTACAAGTATTAGTGAGTTACTGATATAGCGTCTATATTGATACCAGGATTTGTTTTCTGAAATCGATTCTCACTATTTCCAACTCCGTGCTGTGATTTCACTTTTTATTAGTTACCAGCAGCTTACGAGAGGGGGAGGCGGACGTCAGATGCGTGGAAGTGCATATAAATGCTTGTTTTGGGGCAAATAATTGGCAAATCGTGTATTCTTTGCCTGAGGAGCAACGCCAGTTTTTAGTCTGAAGGTTCTTATTGTTCCTAACCAGAAGGGAATTGCAAGATATGCGTCCGGAACGTCCGGCGGAAATCTTTCGGGGCGGATGTCCCATTGTGGTGTTCGTTTTCGAAGCCATGTGTGGCTGAGTGAGCAGTTTAATAGATGAACTTCTACCGAAACACCGGGTTTGCGTGTCCCTATCTTGGGTGAAGACCCAGTTCCGACACAAACGACAAGGCAACGGCTTGTTCCTCATTCACTAACGAAATCCGATGGCTGGCGGGGCTTTCTCTCAGTGCCCGTTTGGGCCGATTGAGCGTGGTTTCTATTCGCCTTCGGCGTACCTGTTGAACGGGACTAAACTCCTCGGCGTGGGGGTTGGGATCACTTTTTTACCGTCCATATTTCCGAGTGGTTCCGTGTGGGACCCGTGTACCTCGTTTAGTGAATTCTCTCGCCGAGGTAGGGGGCTTGAGAAAATGCTCATCCTGACCCCGGCGGCGAGATCAGGCTTTCAATTAAGTTTCGCATTTGTTCTTGAATGACCAATCTTAATATTATTATGTGATTGCAAGTCGGTTGCATGTCCTCTCTATCTCATTCGCCCTATGCTCATACCCGGACAGGTCCGGATGGTCGCCTGATGTCGTCTGATGAGTGGGAGCCGTTGCTGACGTTTCAATGCCTGTCAGGCTTGGATCGAGGTTGCCCCTTTTGTTGTAAACTCGATCCGCAACACGGGCACTTGAACAAAGTTGCTCATCTCGCCGGGCTCAATGCCGAGACTCTCTTCCGGAAAGGAAGTCAGGAGGCCCAATGCGCCCGTGATTGGGGAGAACTCGCTGGCTGGTGGCATGACCTGGGAAAGTTTGCGCCCGAGTGGCAGGCATATTTGCGCCGGAAGGCTGAAGGGGAATCCGGATCAGTGGATCACTCAACGGCGGGCGCGCAGCAGGCTGTGCGGGCGCAGAGCCTGCTGGGTCATCTGCTGGCATACGGGATTGCCGGGCACCACGCAGGCTTGCCCGACGCGGAGGGCACACCAGCTTGCTTGCGGGAGCGTCTGCATCGTGGGCTTTCTTTTCGGGAGTCGGATATACCTCTTGAGCTATTGCGGATGCCGGTGCCGTTATTGCCACCGTTTCTACTCAATGCTCTGCGAGAGAGGGAGGATGCGTTCAGTGCAGGCTTTTATGCACGAATGCTATTTTCCTGTCTGGTCGATGCGGATTTCCTGGCCACGGAATCGTTTATGTCCCCCGGCCTTCATGAGCAGCGTAACGCTGTTCAGGCGGGTGTCCTAAACAAGATTGAGCAGCTTGTCACGGCCAGGATCGCGGGGTTCCCGTCTCCGGTACCCGGCGACGTTGTCAACGCTATGCGCGCTGAAGTGGTGGCAGACTGTGCGCGCGCGGCGGTGGGACCGACGGGTATTTATACGCTCACGGTCCCGACCGGCGGAGGCAAGACTCTCTCTTCGCTGTTGTTTGCGCTACGTCACGCGCTTGCCAATGGCCAACTGCGTGTGATCTACGTCGTCCCC
The DNA window shown above is from Ruficoccus amylovorans and carries:
- a CDS encoding sulfatase family protein codes for the protein MRPNILFVFSDQHRWSDLGCYGNKEVQSPYLDEFARSGTTVEACLSNCPLCVPARGSLLTGLYPMKHRAVSNDLPIDPSANSVAHALNGKGYHTGYMGKWHLGGIPRDQAIEQERRLGFTEWKVCNCSHDYLNSYYYDEKNRRHEINGYDAETYTTLAVDFIRRNKDEDQPWALWLSWGPPHDPYFAVPEKYLARYDEQTLSLRPNVPDTIVHSLGHRWTREEARRNLKGYYAHITALDEQFGRLVKTLEESGQLENTIVVYTSDHGDQLGSNGYTNKQLPYEESVRVPLIVRGPGIQPGARTSAMIGTTDLPVTVLSLAGVELDGADGRDLSSIFSDNSATGLDECYLFDLVPCHQSARRGTGAWRAVRTRRYTYACSDNGEPALFFDNLADPAQRNNLVADRAYADILSALQARVKAFADEYDALIPWPNLLKENGLLDEWNKSQRYFGEPETIPAIT
- the uxaC gene encoding glucuronate isomerase, producing the protein MKPFIHDDFLLQTEAARRLYHEYAKDEPIFDYHCHLPPQDVAADRRFANLFEIWLEGDHYKWRAMRANGVDESLCTGAADPYEKFLAWCKTVPNTLRNPLYHWSHLELVRYFGITETINEKTAPAIWEAANARLKEPDMSAKGILDKFKVAVVCTTDDPIDTLDHHKAIAASGIATRIYPTFRPDKAMQLGDLDAYGVWCDRLAEVSSIDTGDYAGLLAALKQRHDFFHSMGGRLSDHGLTALPSAFCSEAEAAAIFAKARAKQAVTPEEEQRLATALMFYFGHLDAEKGWTKQLHLGAMRNNNGSAVRRLGPDTGFDSIGDYPQGVALSRYLDRLAADGSLPKVVLYNLNPADNYLFATMIGNFQDGTVPGKIQFGSGWWFLDQKEAMEMQMNALGNLGLFSRFVGMLTDSRSFLSYPRHEYFRRVMCNLVGGEMERGELPDDLDLVGGMIKRICFSNAREYFGLELGIG
- a CDS encoding acetylxylan esterase, with the protein product MPIYEPQSFYDELKEGALKDYPKIGNDDRETSYFLRMYLSCTQAVRYLKDRPDWDGKTLVVRGTSQGGMQTLVTAALCNDLVTAACAKVPAGCDLNGPVNRNAPGWPRSYYATGGKDPEKVRQTAQYFDVVNFAPDIRCPTLIGMGLADVTCPPAGIFIAANQIEGPVEIVTMPSSGHQATDLDPHSAFTEQESLWLKEIKAGEIPLTVGQ
- a CDS encoding thioredoxin-like domain-containing protein, translating into MRRLIYFLLLSLAAFPAHARTWTDSQGRTMEAEAVSVGEDTVTFRKADGGTYSFPMASLSEADQAYLKEQLAAGELSVEPLKPTTYTSWLEANLVSLQGGKLKRERTSDIPQARYIALYYSAHWCPPCRAFTPKLVSFYNEQKAKHPDFEIIFISSDKDEEAMAEYMRVMDMPWPGLDYDKRKSSDARKKTGNGIPCLTIVDREGNLLMDSYQDGKYIGPTRVMNQLAEWLSE